A single Paenibacillus sp. FSL R5-0517 DNA region contains:
- a CDS encoding Na-translocating system protein MpsC family protein produces MELLDSNESKKKMCQYYNEISKELFGFGTTLLRVTIDQNIVTFYAKHRRSPRSDALEGEAPGLKLEVDFRMSVLYKKKFREKLEQHMGLPIEAILRDYDASTQWAITNVILEQA; encoded by the coding sequence ATGGAACTACTGGACAGCAATGAGAGCAAGAAGAAGATGTGCCAGTATTATAACGAAATCTCGAAGGAACTGTTCGGATTTGGCACCACTCTCCTGAGAGTGACCATTGACCAGAACATTGTGACCTTCTACGCGAAGCACCGACGTTCACCGCGCTCTGACGCCCTGGAAGGGGAGGCCCCCGGCTTAAAGCTGGAAGTGGACTTCCGCATGTCTGTCTTATATAAGAAGAAATTCCGGGAGAAGCTCGAGCAACACATGGGTTTGCCAATTGAAGCTATATTGCGGGATTATGATGCGTCCACCCAGTGGGCGATCACGAATGTGATTCTGGAACAGGCCTAG